In the genome of Misgurnus anguillicaudatus chromosome 11, ASM2758022v2, whole genome shotgun sequence, one region contains:
- the ly6pge gene encoding lymphocyte antigen 6 family member pge isoform X1 — MRSVYFYLLIGTFLLAQSEALQCYTCMGATDEDCNRQGSKTCPSFSDACAIVRGHGSKFNGGVMKSCSYKSFCSQANSQGYRAPGVKVHCCYSDDCNVKGHANRMSTGVNFLLGLLLFVWHLLSN, encoded by the exons ATGAGGTCGGTCTATTTCTACCTGCTGATTGGCACCTTCCTTCTTGCTCAGA GTGAAGCACTGCAGTGTTATACCTGCATGGGTGCCACAGATGAAGACTGTAATCGGCAGGGCTCCAAAACATGTCCAAGCTTCTCAGATGCATGTGCTATTGTCCGAGGACATGGCAGTAAGTTTAATG GTGGTGTTATGAAGTCGTGCTCTTACAAATCCTTCTGCAGTCAGGCTAACAGTCAGGGCTACAGAGCTCCAGGGGTGAAAGTTCATTGCTGCTACTCTGATGACTGTAATGTTAAAGGACACGCCAACAGAATGAGCACAGGGGTCAACTTTCTTCTGGGGCTTCTGCTATTCGTCTGGCATTTGCTGTCAAACTAA
- the ly6pge gene encoding lymphocyte antigen 6 family member pge isoform X2, which produces MRSVYFYLLIGTFLLAQSEALQCYTCMGATDEDCNRQGSKTCPSFSDACAIVRGHGSGVMKSCSYKSFCSQANSQGYRAPGVKVHCCYSDDCNVKGHANRMSTGVNFLLGLLLFVWHLLSN; this is translated from the exons ATGAGGTCGGTCTATTTCTACCTGCTGATTGGCACCTTCCTTCTTGCTCAGA GTGAAGCACTGCAGTGTTATACCTGCATGGGTGCCACAGATGAAGACTGTAATCGGCAGGGCTCCAAAACATGTCCAAGCTTCTCAGATGCATGTGCTATTGTCCGAGGACATGGCA GTGGTGTTATGAAGTCGTGCTCTTACAAATCCTTCTGCAGTCAGGCTAACAGTCAGGGCTACAGAGCTCCAGGGGTGAAAGTTCATTGCTGCTACTCTGATGACTGTAATGTTAAAGGACACGCCAACAGAATGAGCACAGGGGTCAACTTTCTTCTGGGGCTTCTGCTATTCGTCTGGCATTTGCTGTCAAACTAA